In Bdellovibrio sp. GT3, one genomic interval encodes:
- the grxD gene encoding Grx4 family monothiol glutaredoxin: MSPTLQKIDGIVKSNKVVLFMKGTQQFPMCGFSARACAILQDIGVQFQDVNVLDDEEIRSGIKEYGNWPTIPQLYVNHQLVGGSDIMMEMYQSGELQELLK, from the coding sequence ATGTCTCCAACTCTACAAAAAATCGACGGTATCGTTAAATCGAACAAAGTGGTGCTTTTCATGAAAGGCACTCAACAATTTCCAATGTGCGGTTTCTCTGCACGTGCCTGCGCAATTCTTCAGGACATCGGCGTTCAGTTTCAAGACGTGAATGTGCTTGATGACGAAGAGATCCGTTCTGGTATCAAAGAATACGGCAACTGGCCGACGATCCCTCAGTTGTACGTGAATCACCAACTTGTTGGCGGTTCTGACATCATGATGGAAATGTACCAATCTGGTGAGCTACAGGAACTTCTAAAGTAA
- a CDS encoding YgaP family membrane protein has product MRCNVATWDRTLRFILGVGLTAYAIAGGPFWTYIGIYGLFTAAWGLCPIYAFFRIRTLKDFYRPVHDQE; this is encoded by the coding sequence ATGAGATGCAATGTCGCCACTTGGGACCGCACTCTTAGATTCATCCTTGGCGTAGGACTGACCGCTTACGCCATCGCTGGGGGTCCCTTCTGGACTTACATCGGTATTTACGGTCTGTTCACCGCTGCTTGGGGCTTGTGTCCCATCTATGCTTTCTTTAGAATAAGAACACTGAAAGATTTTTACCGGCCCGTTCACGACCAGGAATAG
- a CDS encoding sigma-54-dependent transcriptional regulator: protein MAKTRAFSLLIVDDDNLIHQSLKMSLPSYWKVFSAQKLEAVQFERFYHAAFVDMHLETGKPAIGPKVIEKLMKHNPQLEVVAMSGDLSRELMESCLKAGAQRFLAKPLMPEEITMVIEKIEALWDLRTFDPNSDRGSTRWVGQSNESQTIKKRLAELRGESKPVLIEGETGCGKEVVARLLHEQEGERPFIAVNLASIPEHLFESEIFGHVKGAFTGADQNKIGLAEAANGGDLFLDEIEALPLTQQAKLLRFLESGEVRKVGAKESIIVKTRILVASNKPLDKMVAAGEFREDLLFRLASQRVNLPPLRDRLDDIDELAQHFLSMERPRRNKQFTEDGLEALKKYNWPGNVRELKRVCEQLSLTSPLPFIRAEDVNKWLTPAATPAKAPSYTVIDFTKGLNTLVDDFEAHVIRTAMKQTTNIEEAAQLLQVSRSNLYKKISDYNIQEG, encoded by the coding sequence ATGGCAAAAACTCGAGCTTTTTCTCTACTCATCGTTGACGACGACAACCTGATTCATCAGTCCTTGAAGATGAGCCTGCCTTCTTACTGGAAGGTGTTCTCGGCGCAAAAACTGGAAGCCGTTCAGTTTGAGCGTTTCTATCATGCCGCTTTCGTGGATATGCATTTGGAAACAGGAAAACCTGCCATCGGTCCCAAGGTCATTGAAAAACTTATGAAACACAACCCTCAGCTTGAGGTTGTTGCCATGTCCGGGGATCTGAGCCGCGAACTTATGGAGTCTTGCCTAAAGGCCGGTGCCCAGCGCTTTCTTGCGAAACCCTTGATGCCGGAAGAGATCACCATGGTGATCGAAAAAATTGAGGCGTTGTGGGATTTGCGCACCTTTGATCCGAACTCAGACCGGGGCAGCACCCGCTGGGTCGGTCAGTCCAATGAATCCCAGACGATCAAAAAACGCCTGGCCGAGTTGCGTGGCGAAAGCAAACCCGTTCTGATCGAAGGTGAAACAGGTTGCGGTAAAGAAGTCGTCGCCCGCCTGCTGCATGAGCAAGAGGGCGAGCGCCCTTTTATTGCCGTCAATCTGGCATCCATCCCTGAACATTTATTTGAATCTGAAATCTTCGGCCATGTTAAAGGGGCCTTCACCGGTGCTGACCAAAATAAAATCGGTCTGGCTGAAGCCGCCAACGGCGGAGACTTGTTTCTGGATGAAATCGAAGCGCTGCCACTGACTCAACAAGCAAAGCTTTTAAGATTTCTGGAAAGTGGCGAAGTACGCAAAGTGGGTGCGAAAGAATCCATCATCGTGAAGACCCGCATCCTGGTTGCCTCCAACAAACCGTTGGACAAAATGGTGGCGGCCGGTGAATTCCGTGAAGACCTTTTGTTCCGTCTGGCTTCACAAAGGGTTAACTTGCCACCTTTGCGCGATCGCCTGGATGACATTGATGAGCTGGCTCAGCATTTTCTGTCCATGGAAAGACCTCGTCGCAACAAACAGTTCACGGAAGATGGACTGGAAGCTTTGAAGAAATACAACTGGCCCGGAAATGTGCGTGAACTAAAGCGCGTGTGCGAACAATTGAGTCTGACATCTCCTTTGCCTTTTATTCGTGCAGAAGATGTCAACAAGTGGTTAACGCCTGCCGCCACTCCTGCAAAAGCCCCCTCGTATACTGTGATTGATTTCACAAAAGGCCTGAATACATTGGTTGATGACTTTGAGGCCCATGTGATACGCACAGCGATGAAACAAACAACTAACATCGAAGAGGCCGCACAGCTTCTTCAGGTTTCAAGATCGAATCTTTATAAAAAGATCAGCGATTATAACATCCAGGAAGGATAG
- a CDS encoding MBL fold metallo-hydrolase, with amino-acid sequence MTTPQSSFVVEKQNLKIGPFEVCPVPTGLFGLDGGAMFGTVPKVLWEKTNPTDDKNRIQMEARGLLLKSPGCNVLIDTGNGADFVAKYGDKLGNKFAEMYGMDQNGPSLLKSLKFHGVNPEDIHHVIITHFHFDHAGGGVTESNGKLVPTFPNATYWAQKGNLDTASHPNLRERASYYAANFQPLIDSGVLKLLDGPTENFIPGISCVISNGHTQSQQIIKVTDGSNTLMYCADMVPTSTHVKIPWLMGYDLQPLVLMEEKTKHLGEAADGKWYLFFEHDPYCDAAIIERNGHDFAVQKRFWL; translated from the coding sequence ATGACAACTCCGCAGAGTAGTTTTGTAGTTGAAAAACAAAATCTAAAAATCGGTCCTTTTGAAGTCTGCCCGGTTCCTACAGGTTTGTTCGGCCTTGATGGTGGTGCGATGTTTGGCACCGTACCTAAAGTTTTATGGGAAAAAACCAATCCCACTGACGACAAAAATCGCATTCAGATGGAAGCCCGCGGTTTACTTTTAAAATCCCCAGGTTGCAACGTTCTGATCGACACTGGCAATGGCGCTGACTTTGTAGCCAAGTACGGCGACAAACTTGGTAACAAATTTGCCGAGATGTACGGCATGGATCAAAATGGTCCGTCACTTTTGAAATCGCTAAAGTTCCATGGAGTCAATCCTGAGGATATTCACCACGTGATCATCACCCATTTCCATTTTGATCACGCCGGCGGCGGAGTGACTGAAAGCAACGGCAAACTGGTTCCTACTTTTCCCAATGCAACCTACTGGGCGCAAAAAGGAAACCTGGACACTGCCAGCCACCCCAACCTGCGTGAAAGAGCCAGCTACTACGCTGCCAACTTTCAGCCATTGATTGACTCCGGAGTCTTGAAGCTGTTGGATGGTCCGACAGAAAACTTTATTCCGGGCATATCCTGTGTGATCTCCAATGGTCACACACAGTCCCAACAGATTATCAAAGTCACCGATGGATCCAATACATTGATGTATTGCGCGGACATGGTCCCCACCAGCACTCACGTGAAAATCCCGTGGTTGATGGGATATGATCTGCAGCCCCTGGTTTTGATGGAAGAAAAAACCAAACACCTAGGCGAAGCTGCCGACGGCAAGTGGTATCTATTCTTTGAGCACGATCCCTATTGTGACGCCGCTATCATCGAAAGAAACGGCCATGACTTTGCGGTTCAAAAACGATTCTGGCTGTAA
- a CDS encoding substrate-binding domain-containing protein — translation MKFISFCATLILIASPAWGRTVKVHVFYWSDKIEAQVAMRAGLEQEIDKHNTSASELKIELVPYVAGDGREGILNQINQLEEAFPKKPDAMIIQPPDLATASKALQEANAAKIPVFSFDQYILLGNLTSYITSDNYQAGWDNGIYIASLIPKEEEIRIVLVEYLRVSAVINRVDGFFDALRSKRRKFTVLKRYEAITPDSGKVAAQEILRDFPKKNSVDVIFTVNDGAGITIADTLWSKGRKEILHASVDGDPKAIENIRRKRLTVIDSSQYCAEIGRETARQVINHFEEKPVNARVLIPTYPVTVKSLSGFNGWLGTPTVSPHSSDFRMPSSEAKPLNTKERERLPAIKIGISPNCPYLCEKGPKSWTGYLHDILTSVAKESDIKIQIVSLTDAELPKALLAKSVDYIILPSYLVRYEPDFQAVGPKLGISFTGALFTPGVRMRVVDKDSLTDMRIAFARLGQETELKLNPAEFKKSTKIEGHDVADRMIKTIIERRVDLALGDYNVLRYTLLRRQHLNLELQPTSLTGFNSLSLVVAPENKNPVELQDLLNAWMETARSSGQLDRILRKYNLLDWKYYR, via the coding sequence ATGAAGTTCATCAGCTTTTGCGCAACTCTCATTCTGATCGCTTCCCCAGCCTGGGGAAGAACCGTCAAGGTCCATGTCTTCTATTGGAGTGACAAAATCGAAGCCCAAGTTGCAATGAGAGCAGGGCTCGAGCAGGAGATTGACAAGCACAACACCTCAGCTTCGGAATTAAAAATTGAACTCGTCCCTTATGTCGCCGGCGATGGACGAGAAGGAATTCTAAATCAAATCAACCAACTGGAAGAAGCTTTCCCCAAAAAACCCGATGCCATGATTATTCAGCCTCCCGATCTCGCGACGGCCAGCAAAGCATTGCAGGAGGCGAACGCCGCAAAGATTCCCGTCTTCAGTTTTGATCAATACATACTCTTGGGAAATCTGACCTCCTATATCACAAGTGATAATTATCAAGCGGGCTGGGACAATGGAATCTACATCGCCTCCCTGATCCCCAAAGAGGAGGAAATTAGAATTGTTCTGGTGGAGTACCTGCGAGTGTCCGCTGTCATAAATCGTGTTGATGGTTTCTTTGATGCTCTTCGCTCAAAAAGGCGTAAGTTCACAGTGCTTAAACGCTATGAAGCGATCACTCCTGATTCCGGCAAAGTTGCGGCCCAGGAAATTTTGCGGGACTTTCCCAAAAAAAACAGCGTCGATGTGATTTTCACAGTGAACGATGGCGCGGGAATTACGATAGCAGACACTCTTTGGAGCAAGGGTCGCAAAGAAATTTTGCACGCGTCCGTTGACGGAGATCCCAAGGCCATTGAAAACATTCGTCGCAAACGGCTTACCGTGATCGACTCTTCACAATACTGCGCTGAAATCGGCCGCGAAACCGCTCGTCAGGTGATAAACCACTTCGAGGAAAAGCCCGTCAATGCCCGCGTCCTGATTCCAACCTATCCAGTCACGGTCAAAAGTCTCAGCGGCTTTAATGGCTGGCTCGGCACTCCTACCGTATCACCTCATTCCTCAGACTTCAGAATGCCCTCCAGCGAAGCAAAGCCCCTGAACACCAAGGAGCGGGAAAGACTTCCGGCAATAAAAATTGGGATCTCCCCCAATTGTCCTTATCTTTGCGAAAAAGGTCCAAAAAGCTGGACCGGATATCTGCACGATATTTTGACCAGTGTCGCAAAGGAAAGTGATATCAAAATTCAAATTGTCAGTTTAACCGACGCCGAACTTCCCAAAGCTTTATTGGCAAAGTCCGTCGACTACATCATATTGCCCAGCTACCTTGTGCGATATGAGCCAGATTTTCAAGCTGTCGGTCCGAAGCTGGGAATCTCATTCACCGGGGCACTCTTCACCCCTGGTGTACGCATGAGAGTGGTCGATAAGGATTCATTGACGGACATGCGGATTGCCTTTGCCAGACTTGGACAGGAAACCGAATTGAAGCTGAACCCTGCCGAGTTTAAAAAATCCACGAAAATAGAAGGGCACGATGTGGCTGACAGAATGATAAAAACCATTATTGAACGACGTGTGGACCTGGCATTGGGTGATTACAATGTTTTGCGCTACACACTGCTTCGTCGGCAACATCTGAATCTGGAATTGCAACCCACCTCTTTGACCGGCTTCAACAGCCTCAGTCTGGTAGTAGCGCCCGAGAACAAGAATCCTGTTGAGCTTCAAGACCTGCTTAACGCGTGGATGGAGACGGCCCGATCCAGCGGTCAATTGGACCGAATTCTTCGCAAATACAACTTATTGGATTGGAAGTACTATAGATAA
- a CDS encoding FAD-binding oxidoreductase: MAPATLLELDSFLKKDQIKTDEESLKYWGKDWTTYFDIKASAIVFPHTTEQVSALVKWARKNKIALVPSGGRTGLSGAAVATQGEVVVSFDQMNKIKDFSSIDQTVIIEAGVVTETLQEFAHSKNLFYPVDFAATGSSQMGGNISTNAGGIKVVRYGLTRDWVAGLKVVTGTGEILELNNGLVKNATGYDLRHLFIGAEGTLGFITEATIRLAPAPPPMKVLVMAVSGLEAVMKIFGKFKTQTSLVAFEMFSDKALAKVLENTGLPMPLETQASFYVLAEVEIRSEADEEKALEVFGQCAEDGWVVDGVISQSDTQATTFWRYREDISESLAKYSPYKNDISVAISRVPPFMADLEKVLSGAYPNWEVVWFGHIGDGNLHINILRPQGMSKEEFVQECRKVDVMVFDAVKKYQGSISAEHGVGLTKKSFLNYTRSNAEIDLMKGIKKVFDPDNIMNPGKVL; encoded by the coding sequence ATGGCACCAGCGACTCTCCTCGAGCTTGATAGTTTTCTAAAAAAAGACCAGATCAAAACCGACGAGGAAAGCTTAAAGTACTGGGGCAAAGACTGGACAACCTATTTCGACATCAAAGCTTCGGCTATTGTTTTCCCACACACGACTGAACAAGTCTCCGCCCTGGTAAAATGGGCACGTAAAAACAAAATCGCTCTGGTTCCATCAGGAGGTCGCACCGGACTTTCCGGGGCGGCTGTTGCGACTCAGGGTGAAGTCGTTGTTTCTTTTGATCAGATGAACAAAATCAAAGACTTCAGCTCGATTGATCAGACCGTGATCATTGAAGCCGGAGTGGTGACGGAAACTCTGCAGGAGTTCGCGCACTCGAAAAATCTTTTCTATCCGGTGGATTTCGCAGCGACCGGTTCCTCCCAGATGGGCGGAAACATCTCCACCAATGCCGGCGGTATCAAAGTCGTTCGCTACGGGCTGACTCGTGACTGGGTGGCAGGCTTGAAAGTCGTCACCGGCACCGGGGAAATTCTGGAGCTTAACAACGGACTGGTAAAAAATGCGACAGGCTATGATCTGCGCCATCTGTTCATCGGCGCCGAAGGGACTTTGGGATTTATCACGGAAGCGACAATTCGTCTGGCACCAGCTCCCCCGCCTATGAAGGTTCTGGTAATGGCGGTTAGCGGCCTTGAAGCTGTGATGAAAATCTTTGGAAAATTCAAAACTCAAACGTCCCTGGTGGCTTTTGAGATGTTTTCAGATAAGGCACTGGCAAAAGTTTTGGAAAACACAGGCTTGCCAATGCCGCTTGAAACTCAAGCTTCGTTCTATGTTCTGGCAGAAGTGGAAATTCGCTCTGAGGCCGACGAAGAAAAGGCACTGGAAGTCTTTGGCCAATGTGCTGAAGACGGCTGGGTGGTTGATGGTGTTATTTCCCAATCAGACACGCAAGCGACGACATTCTGGAGATACCGCGAGGACATCTCTGAATCCCTGGCGAAATACTCCCCGTACAAAAATGATATCTCTGTGGCTATTTCCAGAGTTCCGCCATTTATGGCAGACCTTGAAAAAGTGCTGTCCGGTGCATATCCCAACTGGGAAGTTGTTTGGTTTGGCCATATCGGCGACGGAAATCTGCATATCAACATTTTGCGACCTCAAGGTATGAGCAAAGAGGAATTTGTTCAGGAATGCCGCAAAGTCGATGTGATGGTTTTTGATGCGGTTAAAAAGTATCAAGGTTCGATCAGTGCCGAGCATGGTGTCGGGTTGACTAAGAAGTCCTTCCTGAACTACACCCGCTCCAATGCGGAAATTGATCTGATGAAGGGAATCAAAAAAGTATTTGATCCTGACAACATCATGAATCCAGGAAAAGTGCTCTAA
- a CDS encoding BolA/IbaG family iron-sulfur metabolism protein: MKQRLEETYPNCKIEIFDLTGTQDHWEVYVESSKFAGLTRIQQHQQVMACFGPELKTGEVHALSIKTKIV, translated from the coding sequence ATGAAACAACGCCTAGAAGAAACTTACCCAAACTGTAAAATCGAAATTTTCGATCTAACAGGAACTCAGGATCATTGGGAAGTATACGTGGAAAGCTCCAAATTCGCGGGCCTGACTCGAATCCAGCAACATCAACAAGTGATGGCTTGCTTTGGACCAGAACTTAAAACCGGTGAAGTCCACGCACTCTCCATTAAAACCAAAATAGTTTAA
- the serA gene encoding phosphoglycerate dehydrogenase yields the protein MSELKILLTENIHAVAKEKLAEEGFKVDLLAHSPSEEELLQILPNYQILGIRSKTEITRKVLEANKHLLTIGCFCIGTNQVDLKNARKWGVPVFNAPHSNTRSVAELVIAEMISLSRQLGDRNTQAHQGGWVKSAEGAHEVRGKTLGIVGYGHIGSQVSVLAESMGLKVIFYDIVKKLPLGNAVGKGTLKELLAEADFVTLHVPETAETKDMMSKNELMAMKKGAHLINASRGTVVVIEDLVEALKSKHIAGCAIDVFPEEPASNKVKFISPLQGIANVILTPHIGGSTEEAQYAIGLEVAESFRRYLRIGSSSGAVNFPNVDLPVKQGTSRLLNVHRNEPGVLGEINGIISKAGANIEGQYLSTDPEIGYLVMDVHATQVQTLAEQIGKLERSIRTRVVY from the coding sequence ATGAGTGAGCTGAAGATACTTTTGACTGAAAACATCCACGCTGTTGCCAAGGAAAAACTTGCTGAAGAAGGCTTCAAGGTGGATTTGCTGGCTCACTCTCCCTCAGAAGAGGAACTGCTTCAGATTTTGCCCAATTATCAGATTCTGGGCATTCGCTCAAAAACCGAAATCACCCGAAAAGTTTTAGAAGCCAACAAACATCTTTTGACGATCGGTTGCTTTTGCATCGGTACGAATCAGGTTGATTTGAAAAATGCGCGCAAGTGGGGCGTGCCGGTATTCAATGCTCCTCACTCCAATACACGTTCAGTCGCTGAGCTGGTGATTGCTGAAATGATTTCCTTGTCCCGTCAGCTGGGCGATCGCAATACTCAGGCGCATCAGGGTGGTTGGGTTAAATCCGCAGAAGGGGCCCACGAGGTCCGCGGCAAAACTTTGGGAATCGTCGGATATGGCCATATCGGCAGCCAGGTCAGTGTGCTGGCGGAGTCCATGGGTTTGAAGGTGATTTTCTATGATATCGTGAAAAAATTGCCATTGGGGAATGCCGTCGGCAAGGGCACGCTAAAGGAGCTATTGGCGGAAGCTGATTTTGTGACTCTGCATGTTCCTGAAACCGCAGAAACCAAGGATATGATGTCAAAGAATGAACTGATGGCGATGAAAAAAGGGGCCCACCTTATTAACGCCAGTCGCGGGACAGTAGTGGTTATTGAAGATCTGGTGGAGGCGTTAAAATCCAAGCATATCGCTGGGTGTGCCATCGACGTTTTCCCTGAAGAGCCTGCGTCCAACAAGGTTAAGTTTATTTCTCCTTTGCAGGGAATCGCGAACGTGATTCTGACCCCGCATATCGGGGGCAGCACTGAGGAGGCGCAATATGCCATCGGTTTGGAGGTTGCTGAAAGCTTCCGTCGCTACTTGCGAATTGGTTCCTCATCAGGGGCGGTGAATTTTCCAAACGTGGACTTGCCGGTTAAGCAGGGCACGTCGCGCCTATTGAATGTCCATCGCAATGAGCCCGGGGTTTTGGGCGAGATCAATGGAATTATTTCCAAAGCCGGCGCCAATATCGAAGGGCAATATCTGTCGACGGACCCGGAGATCGGCTACCTGGTCATGGACGTCCATGCGACCCAAGTGCAGACTTTAGCTGAACAAATAGGCAAGCTGGAGCGCTCAATCCGAACTCGAGTCGTTTACTAA
- a CDS encoding substrate-binding periplasmic protein — MQAWIILCILFFASVSADATAVEEPCARNFEVGVADYAPVFMREKGKRLGIGLDISKELSRRTGCNYSVTEYTRPAALSRMRQGRMDLFLLAGSQHEFEGIGTFVVLSDAERSLTYLNSLNKSYLNIESFLADKKMRVGVMIGSHSTWTPEELAVLNAEGRAVGAPNPEGLFKMLKAGRVQAVLFPTATTLYYLNRLKMTSLVTRLPDTKTNSPVGYVYSQRRLTPKEVEMLTKHLEAMRVDGTLKRIFDHYYESNSPVLRIK; from the coding sequence ATGCAGGCATGGATCATTCTGTGTATACTATTTTTTGCTTCTGTAAGCGCAGACGCGACTGCTGTGGAAGAACCGTGTGCCCGGAATTTTGAAGTGGGTGTTGCTGACTATGCTCCGGTTTTCATGCGCGAAAAAGGCAAACGTTTGGGTATTGGGCTTGATATTTCCAAGGAGCTGAGTCGTCGGACAGGTTGCAACTATTCGGTGACCGAATACACTCGTCCAGCGGCATTATCCCGGATGCGCCAGGGACGGATGGATTTGTTTCTGTTGGCAGGTTCACAGCATGAATTTGAAGGCATCGGAACTTTTGTAGTGTTGTCAGATGCGGAACGCTCGCTCACTTACTTAAATTCACTCAACAAAAGTTATTTAAATATCGAGAGCTTTCTTGCCGACAAAAAAATGCGAGTGGGTGTGATGATTGGATCTCATTCGACTTGGACGCCGGAAGAATTGGCTGTCTTAAATGCAGAAGGCCGTGCTGTCGGGGCTCCAAATCCAGAGGGTCTGTTTAAAATGTTAAAGGCGGGACGCGTTCAGGCGGTTCTGTTTCCCACGGCGACAACACTATACTATCTCAACAGATTAAAAATGACTTCGCTCGTAACAAGATTGCCTGATACCAAAACCAACAGTCCGGTGGGCTATGTTTATTCCCAAAGACGTTTGACGCCCAAAGAAGTTGAAATGCTCACGAAGCATTTGGAAGCGATGAGGGTGGATGGAACTCTTAAGAGAATATTTGATCATTACTACGAATCAAACTCTCCAGTTCTGCGGATTAAGTGA
- a CDS encoding lysophospholipid acyltransferase family protein, with translation MRDWDYENEQWTKLPSYLKHLPLFTRHLDFFSVCMRFLWSLILKNIIFKFYIRLKVTGVPFKTIYEKHPKLIIISNHASHLDAVSLTASIPRRYWLSVYIAAAKDYFFSNPLFMFFSQHCLGAIPIDRKDRKGEAVNLILKLLTELPRMWLIIFPEGTRSKTGKVQEFKRGVSIFSEKTQTPILFTYLEGNADLWPKGQFFAKPGRLTLHVGPVHPPGPIEEVYAAYKSWVMSFYPEAFPVESDIDTKEPGDDNSAE, from the coding sequence ATGAGGGATTGGGATTACGAAAACGAGCAGTGGACCAAACTGCCATCTTATCTGAAACATCTGCCGCTTTTTACCCGCCACCTGGATTTCTTCAGTGTGTGCATGCGTTTTTTGTGGTCCCTGATCCTGAAAAATATCATCTTTAAATTTTATATCCGCCTTAAAGTCACAGGCGTGCCGTTTAAAACCATTTATGAAAAACATCCCAAGCTGATCATCATCAGCAATCACGCCAGCCACTTGGATGCGGTATCATTGACCGCTTCGATTCCCCGCCGCTATTGGCTGAGTGTTTACATCGCCGCGGCCAAGGACTACTTCTTTTCAAATCCCCTGTTTATGTTTTTCTCTCAGCACTGCCTGGGCGCCATCCCGATCGATCGCAAAGATCGCAAGGGTGAAGCGGTGAATTTGATCTTGAAACTTCTGACGGAACTTCCCCGCATGTGGTTGATCATTTTTCCTGAAGGCACACGATCTAAAACCGGAAAAGTTCAGGAATTCAAACGAGGCGTCTCTATTTTTTCAGAGAAAACTCAGACTCCGATTCTGTTCACATATCTTGAAGGAAATGCGGATCTCTGGCCTAAGGGGCAATTTTTTGCCAAACCAGGCCGCCTGACGTTGCACGTAGGTCCCGTTCATCCCCCAGGCCCTATCGAAGAGGTGTATGCTGCTTATAAGAGCTGGGTGATGAGCTTTTACCCTGAAGCTTTCCCCGTTGAAAGCGACATCGACACCAAGGAGCCAGGTGATGACAACTCCGCAGAGTAG
- a CDS encoding phosphatidate cytidylyltransferase, with the protein MDFQLPITLNIPAAWESHIYRQTVLIVLSIIFASGTIVFFFRNKNYYFVQSWASIKSWLIAAPLMFIVMGLPTPWPLVCLTLLAILGAKIFFQIMGMFHRSNFVLICYAGIVGLAACIYFDRVDIYNVMPMIVLMAACLVPLFRNSYKRMIQYMSLTLLAFIFLGWSFMHLGLIMKFPNGIYQLMYLIILTEFCDNTNLAVGRYIGGWRMFPSINPRRTVGSTAVSIALTLFLAGCMRFLLPDGSEKYWLASGLIAALGGFVGDLVMTVVRRDAGMKTMGPFIIGRGDFLHRVDRLIFVAPIYYYVMTVLL; encoded by the coding sequence ATGGACTTTCAACTTCCCATCACTCTGAATATTCCAGCCGCATGGGAATCGCACATTTACCGTCAAACGGTTTTGATTGTTCTTTCAATCATCTTTGCCTCTGGTACGATCGTTTTCTTTTTCCGTAACAAGAACTACTATTTCGTTCAATCCTGGGCCAGCATCAAAAGCTGGCTGATTGCGGCTCCGTTAATGTTTATCGTCATGGGTCTGCCAACTCCATGGCCATTGGTGTGTCTGACCTTGCTGGCTATCCTGGGCGCCAAGATCTTTTTTCAGATCATGGGGATGTTCCATCGCAGCAACTTTGTCTTGATTTGTTATGCCGGCATTGTGGGCCTGGCTGCCTGTATCTACTTTGACCGGGTCGACATCTACAACGTCATGCCGATGATCGTGCTGATGGCGGCCTGCCTGGTTCCCCTGTTTCGCAACTCTTACAAGCGCATGATTCAATACATGTCCCTGACTTTGCTGGCCTTCATCTTCCTTGGATGGTCCTTCATGCATCTGGGGCTGATCATGAAATTCCCGAATGGGATTTACCAGCTGATGTATTTGATCATTTTGACCGAATTCTGCGACAACACCAATCTGGCAGTGGGACGTTATATCGGTGGCTGGAGAATGTTCCCGTCCATCAATCCTCGCCGTACTGTGGGCAGTACCGCGGTCTCTATCGCATTGACTCTGTTCCTTGCAGGCTGCATGCGCTTCCTGTTGCCGGATGGATCTGAAAAATACTGGCTGGCATCGGGTCTGATCGCGGCGTTGGGTGGTTTTGTCGGAGACCTGGTGATGACAGTTGTTCGTCGTGACGCCGGCATGAAGACCATGGGACCTTTCATCATTGGCCGTGGTGATTTCCTTCACCGCGTGGATCGTCTGATCTTTGTTGCACCGATTTATTATTACGTGATGACGGTTTTGCTATGA